A genomic window from Streptomyces sp. NBC_01429 includes:
- a CDS encoding ferritin-like fold-containing protein — protein METPDNATEPAPTAEQPTGIAAQDWDTASAEPQYRAAVVDLLGALAYGELAAFERLAEDAKLAPTVGDKAALARMAAAEFHHFERLSDRLLAIDADPTGAMEPFGKALDDFHRLTAPSDWLEGLVKAYVGDSIASDFYREVAARLDTDTRALVLAVLDDTGHGNFAVEKVRAAIEADPRLGGRLALWARRLMGEALSQAQRVVADRDALSTMLVGGVAAGFDLAEVGRMFSRITEAHTKRMAALGLAA, from the coding sequence ATGGAGACGCCCGACAACGCCACCGAGCCCGCACCCACAGCCGAGCAGCCCACCGGAATCGCCGCCCAGGACTGGGACACGGCCTCGGCCGAGCCGCAGTACCGCGCCGCCGTCGTGGATCTGCTGGGAGCCCTCGCCTACGGCGAGCTGGCGGCCTTCGAGCGGCTCGCCGAGGACGCCAAGCTCGCGCCGACCGTGGGGGACAAGGCCGCGCTGGCGCGGATGGCCGCCGCCGAATTCCACCATTTCGAACGGTTGAGCGACCGACTGCTGGCCATCGACGCCGACCCGACCGGCGCCATGGAGCCCTTCGGCAAGGCCCTGGACGACTTCCACCGGCTGACCGCGCCGTCCGACTGGCTGGAGGGCCTGGTCAAGGCGTATGTCGGGGACTCGATCGCCAGCGACTTCTACCGCGAGGTGGCCGCCCGGCTGGACACCGACACCCGCGCGCTGGTGCTGGCGGTGCTGGACGACACCGGCCACGGCAACTTCGCCGTCGAGAAGGTGCGCGCCGCGATCGAGGCGGACCCGCGCCTCGGCGGCCGGCTCGCGCTCTGGGCGCGCCGCCTGATGGGCGAGGCGCTCTCGCAGGCGCAGCGGGTGGTGGCCGACCGGGACGCGCTCTCCACGATGCTGGTGGGCGGGGTCGCGGCCGGGTTCGACCTGGCGGAGGTCGGACGGATGTTCTCCCGGATCACCGAGGCGCACACCAAGCGGATGGCCGCGCTCGGCCTCGCCGCCTGA